The Mucilaginibacter mallensis genome has a segment encoding these proteins:
- a CDS encoding DJ-1/PfpI family protein, whose amino-acid sequence MKRRYLVIILLLTCYTISHAQTTTQKSTIIDSVFVCPPCGSCDYQTFDKAGKCPMCGMTLISMSLNDFKKQLNLKPVTVCFYIQDGVELLDFAGPMEVFTTAGFHIVTVSKTKSELHTNGLSFIPQYSIKDAPKADVLVVFGGSFAATVADTAVISWIRAQRTTASYFLSVCTGAYILGKAGILDNMTATTYFLQIDNLQKAFPNTKVLANTRFVDNGNIITTAGISAGIDGALHLVEKLRGRDYAKSIAQTIEYDKWIPEQGLVLNKGN is encoded by the coding sequence ATGAAAAGAAGATATTTAGTAATAATATTACTACTAACCTGTTACACTATTTCCCACGCGCAAACTACAACTCAAAAATCAACTATCATTGATTCGGTATTTGTTTGTCCGCCCTGTGGCAGTTGTGATTACCAGACTTTTGATAAAGCCGGGAAATGCCCGATGTGCGGTATGACATTGATCAGTATGTCACTAAACGATTTCAAAAAACAGCTCAATTTAAAACCTGTTACCGTTTGTTTTTATATCCAGGATGGGGTTGAACTCCTTGATTTTGCCGGGCCGATGGAAGTTTTCACCACAGCAGGGTTTCACATAGTAACTGTATCAAAAACAAAAAGTGAGCTGCATACCAATGGCTTGTCATTTATCCCTCAATACAGCATAAAGGATGCCCCAAAGGCTGATGTATTGGTGGTATTTGGCGGCAGTTTTGCGGCAACAGTAGCAGATACAGCTGTGATCTCATGGATACGCGCGCAAAGGACAACAGCATCTTACTTCCTGTCCGTTTGTACAGGCGCCTATATTTTAGGCAAGGCCGGCATACTTGATAATATGACCGCTACCACCTATTTCTTACAGATTGATAACCTGCAAAAGGCGTTTCCCAACACAAAAGTATTAGCCAATACCCGTTTTGTTGATAATGGGAACATAATTACCACTGCAGGTATCTCAGCCGGGATTGATGGTGCACTTCACCTGGTTGAAAAGCTCCGTGGCCGTGATTATGCCAAAAGCATTGCCCAAACTATTGAATATGATAAATGGATACCTGAACAGGGATTGGTTTTGAATAAAGGGAATTAA